From the genome of Alphaproteobacteria bacterium, one region includes:
- a CDS encoding ABC transporter permease — protein sequence MRLGLRRLWALMRKEWLQIGRDPSALAIAFVLPAALLLIFGYGVSLDARNVPVALVVEQPDSLTASFTGGFQHSPYFRPQWFNTIQAAEQAMTAHKVNGIVWLRSDFSRRAEHAGAAPIGVIVNGTDANNARLIQGYVQQIWANWLNARAQEAGRPSPMPIAAEPRVRFNPAVSSRNYLVPGLIAMIMTLTGALLTALVIAREWERGTMEALMVTRVRMREILLAKLAPYFVLGMGGMAASVAMAVYLFGVPLRGSFLVLVAASALFMLAALGMGLLISSIARNQFVAGQIAIITTFLPAFILSDFVFSIHSMPEAIQLVTHVVAARYFVAILQTLFLAGDVWSVILPNALALAVMAVIFLGLARASARKRLD from the coding sequence ATGAGGCTCGGCCTGCGCCGCCTGTGGGCGCTGATGCGCAAGGAATGGTTGCAGATCGGGCGCGATCCCTCGGCGCTGGCCATCGCCTTCGTGTTGCCGGCGGCCCTGCTGCTGATCTTCGGCTATGGCGTGTCGCTCGACGCCCGCAACGTGCCCGTGGCCCTGGTGGTGGAGCAGCCGGACTCGCTGACCGCCAGCTTCACCGGCGGGTTCCAGCACTCGCCCTATTTCCGGCCGCAATGGTTCAACACGATCCAGGCGGCCGAACAGGCCATGACCGCGCACAAGGTCAACGGCATTGTCTGGCTGCGCAGCGATTTCAGCCGCCGGGCCGAACATGCCGGCGCCGCCCCGATCGGCGTCATCGTCAACGGCACCGACGCCAACAATGCCCGCCTGATCCAAGGCTATGTGCAACAGATCTGGGCCAACTGGCTGAACGCCCGGGCACAGGAGGCCGGCCGGCCGTCGCCGATGCCCATCGCCGCGGAGCCGCGCGTGCGCTTCAATCCGGCCGTCAGCAGCCGGAATTATCTGGTTCCGGGGCTGATCGCCATGATCATGACCCTCACCGGCGCCTTGCTGACCGCCCTGGTCATCGCCCGCGAGTGGGAACGCGGCACGATGGAGGCGCTGATGGTGACGCGCGTGCGCATGCGGGAAATCCTGCTGGCCAAGCTGGCGCCCTATTTCGTGCTGGGCATGGGCGGCATGGCGGCCTCGGTGGCCATGGCCGTGTATCTGTTCGGCGTGCCGTTGCGCGGCTCGTTCCTGGTGCTCGTCGCCGCCTCGGCCCTGTTCATGCTGGCGGCGCTCGGCATGGGGTTGCTGATTTCCAGCATCGCCCGCAACCAGTTCGTCGCCGGCCAGATCGCGATCATCACCACCTTCCTGCCCGCCTTCATCCTGTCGGACTTCGTGTTCAGCATCCACAGCATGCCGGAGGCGATCCAACTCGTGACCCATGTGGTCGCCGCCCGCTATTTCGTCGCCATCCTGCAAACGCTGTTCCTCGCCGGCGATGTCTGGTCGGTGATCCTGCCGAATGCGCTGGCGCTGGCGGTGATGGCGGTGATCTTTCTGGGCCTGGCGCGGGCCAGCGCCCGCAAGCGGCTGGATTGA
- a CDS encoding ABC transporter permease — MGRQVLALVIKELLAVLRDPRSRMVLIGPPLIQLLVFGYAASYDLNRVPIAVYNQDQSQASRDLVARFAGSPAFAVEETLDSTERIDALVDARDVQMVLVIHRNFTRNLLTGQPAPVQLVLDGRNSNTALLIQGYANTILQDFALAWRANRGAAAPPALLNLRSRYNPTLTSHWFIIPGIVALLTQVVTVLVVGLSVAREREMGTFDQLLVTPLRQVDILLGKGLPGLLIGSIEATIVTALAVFWFDIPLRGGLGALYLGVLLFVLAITGIGLAISALSKTQQQALLGAFLFIVPSVILSGFATPLDNMPGWVQTLTLANPMRYFLVIVRGVFIEGAGVSDLVSQYWPMAVIGIATLALAGWLFRRRMA, encoded by the coding sequence ATGGGACGACAGGTGCTCGCCCTGGTGATCAAGGAGCTGCTGGCGGTGCTGCGCGACCCGCGCAGCCGCATGGTGCTGATCGGGCCGCCGCTGATCCAGTTGCTCGTGTTCGGCTATGCCGCCAGCTACGATCTGAACCGGGTGCCGATCGCGGTCTACAATCAGGACCAGAGCCAGGCCTCGCGCGACCTGGTGGCCCGCTTCGCCGGCTCGCCGGCCTTCGCCGTCGAAGAGACCCTGGACAGCACCGAGCGCATCGACGCGCTGGTCGATGCCCGCGACGTGCAGATGGTGCTGGTGATCCACCGCAATTTCACCCGCAACCTGCTGACCGGCCAGCCCGCGCCCGTCCAACTGGTGCTCGACGGCCGCAACTCGAACACCGCCCTGCTGATCCAGGGCTATGCGAACACGATCCTGCAGGATTTCGCGCTCGCCTGGCGGGCCAACCGCGGCGCCGCCGCCCCGCCGGCGCTGCTGAACCTGCGCAGCCGCTACAACCCCACCCTGACCTCGCACTGGTTCATCATTCCCGGCATCGTCGCGCTGCTGACCCAGGTGGTGACCGTGCTGGTGGTGGGCCTGTCGGTGGCGCGCGAGCGCGAGATGGGAACCTTCGACCAGTTGCTGGTGACGCCGCTGCGCCAGGTCGACATCCTGCTGGGCAAGGGCCTGCCCGGCCTGCTGATCGGCAGCATCGAGGCGACCATCGTCACCGCCCTGGCCGTGTTCTGGTTCGACATCCCGCTTCGCGGCGGCCTCGGCGCGCTTTATCTGGGCGTTCTGCTGTTCGTGCTGGCAATCACCGGCATCGGCCTCGCGATCTCGGCCCTGTCCAAGACCCAGCAGCAGGCCTTGCTGGGCGCCTTCCTGTTCATCGTGCCGTCGGTGATCCTGTCGGGCTTTGCGACACCGCTCGACAACATGCCGGGCTGGGTGCAGACGCTGACGCTCGCCAACCCGATGCGCTATTTCCTGGTGATCGTGCGCGGCGTCTTCATCGAAGGCGCCGGGGTTTCCGACCTGGTTTCCCAGTACTGGCCGATGGCCGTGATCGGCATCGCCACGCTGGCGCTCGCCGGCTGGCTGTTCCGCCGGCGCATGGCCTGA